From the Candidatus Baltobacteraceae bacterium genome, one window contains:
- a CDS encoding EAL domain-containing protein yields the protein MTELLAVVLSVVATSTAATLIAVVYIRLLIRRRFDERRYSVLESVQDGIFIVDDRWRFTHVNEKAEELLNSTAADLVGRRVDKVLDPLASDLLPEMRSVRSSSMPIERTQFFPGRNTWIEIRIQPAAQEVLVYLRDVSDRKRAEIMLRDSERRLRLLLEQVPALIWTVDLDLRFTSFVGTAPSARGFTQEELGEDRVEQIRRVFGGDSQRFESFHGGRWLQHHVEPLRGTSGSIIGAIGIALDITEMKETADHLARLARMDALTQLPNRLALEEQMIEMIAQAENQEQRFGVLFVDLDRFKTINDTLGHRAGDELLRQFAVRLRRAVDPNANVFRSGGDEFIVMLELGRTVSVPMVTADIQLALAEPFFIAERQLFVSASIGASTFPDDGISAEELLSRADSAMYRAKYSGRTRIGFFDIGGDEQAPYRLRLEQDLHYAIPRNEFHLLYQPIVDARTRETVGAEALLRWHHSKHGQILPEEFIAIAEETGLIVPISRWVLREACTEAARVRAMGYPNFRIAVNLSARDFSEVDLGDTIRDILAETGLPPQGLEIEITEDMKIDDVSLMTMRMLSGLGISIVVDDFGVAYSALGYLKRLPISAVKIDRTFIRDVSGEDGHDRAIVRAIVSLARSLGLDIIAEGVESEEQWKFISQLTCERAQGFHFGRPVEAGQLVESLPVLRVG from the coding sequence TCGTGCTGTCGGTCGTGGCGACCAGCACCGCGGCGACATTGATCGCGGTCGTCTATATCCGACTGCTCATCCGCCGCCGGTTCGATGAACGGCGCTACAGTGTGCTCGAAAGCGTCCAAGACGGCATCTTCATCGTCGATGACCGCTGGCGCTTTACGCACGTCAACGAAAAAGCCGAGGAGCTGCTCAACTCCACCGCCGCCGATCTGGTCGGCCGTCGCGTCGACAAAGTTCTGGATCCGCTTGCCTCGGATCTGTTGCCGGAGATGCGCAGCGTTCGCAGCAGCAGCATGCCGATCGAACGCACGCAATTCTTCCCCGGCCGCAACACCTGGATCGAAATCCGCATTCAGCCCGCGGCGCAGGAAGTGCTCGTCTACCTTCGCGACGTCAGCGATCGCAAGCGCGCCGAGATCATGTTGCGCGACTCCGAGCGTCGCCTGCGCCTCTTGCTCGAGCAAGTTCCGGCATTGATCTGGACGGTCGATCTGGATCTGCGCTTCACCTCGTTCGTCGGCACGGCGCCTTCGGCGCGCGGCTTTACGCAAGAAGAGCTCGGCGAGGACCGCGTCGAGCAGATTCGGCGGGTCTTCGGCGGCGACTCGCAGCGCTTCGAATCCTTCCACGGCGGCCGCTGGCTGCAGCATCACGTCGAACCGCTGCGCGGTACGAGCGGTTCGATCATCGGTGCGATCGGCATCGCGCTCGACATCACCGAGATGAAGGAAACGGCCGATCATCTGGCGCGGCTCGCGCGCATGGACGCGCTGACCCAGCTTCCCAACCGGCTCGCGCTCGAAGAACAGATGATCGAAATGATCGCGCAGGCGGAAAATCAGGAACAGCGCTTCGGCGTGCTCTTCGTCGATCTCGATCGTTTCAAGACGATCAACGATACGCTCGGACACCGCGCCGGCGACGAACTGCTGCGGCAATTCGCCGTTCGTTTGCGTCGCGCCGTCGATCCGAACGCGAACGTGTTCCGCAGCGGCGGCGACGAATTCATCGTGATGCTCGAACTCGGGCGGACGGTCAGCGTCCCGATGGTCACGGCCGACATCCAGCTTGCGCTGGCGGAGCCTTTCTTCATCGCCGAACGCCAGCTCTTCGTCAGTGCGAGCATTGGCGCAAGCACCTTCCCCGACGACGGCATCAGCGCCGAAGAGCTACTCTCGCGCGCCGACTCCGCGATGTATCGCGCCAAATACAGCGGCCGCACGCGGATCGGATTTTTCGACATCGGCGGCGACGAACAGGCGCCCTACCGTCTTCGCCTGGAACAAGACCTGCACTACGCGATTCCACGCAACGAATTTCATTTGCTCTACCAGCCGATCGTCGATGCGCGCACGCGCGAGACCGTCGGCGCCGAAGCATTATTGCGCTGGCACCACTCGAAACACGGACAGATTCTTCCCGAAGAGTTCATCGCGATCGCCGAAGAGACCGGGCTGATCGTACCGATTTCACGCTGGGTTCTGCGCGAAGCGTGTACGGAAGCGGCGCGCGTACGCGCGATGGGTTATCCGAACTTCCGCATCGCCGTCAATCTTTCCGCGCGCGATTTCAGCGAGGTCGACCTCGGCGATACGATTCGCGACATTCTGGCCGAGACGGGTTTGCCGCCGCAGGGACTCGAGATCGAGATCACCGAGGACATGAAGATCGACGACGTTTCGCTGATGACGATGCGCATGCTCAGCGGCCTTGGCATCAGCATCGTGGTCGACGATTTCGGTGTTGCCTATAGTGCGCTGGGTTATCTCAAGCGCCTGCCGATAAGCGCGGTGAAGATCGATCGCACCTTTATTCGCGACGTCAGCGGTGAGGATGGTCACGATCGTGCGATCGTACGCGCGATCGTTTCACTGGCGCGTTCGCTCGGCTTG